One stretch of Cygnus olor isolate bCygOlo1 chromosome 1, bCygOlo1.pri.v2, whole genome shotgun sequence DNA includes these proteins:
- the MDFIC gene encoding myoD family inhibitor domain-containing protein encodes MSQVGEPLPPGPEGPEQAPTESSALISLPLEKTDQQNPAAGDKDIKQPSSNQSIQPEIQEQSVWGNRTDGDLIRTQPQRLPQPNTSALERGEEESGKVQNGHVGLSNGSGIHNGVKHTSADNRKLSAPVSEKMHRKIQSTLSVNSDGSKKSKISSAFSQKPGTSPEDAVFTVSGLLVL; translated from the exons ATGTCCCAAGTGGGAGAACCTCTTCCTCCAGGGCCTGAAGGGCCAGAGCAAGCTCCGACTGAAAGCAGCGCTTTGATCTCTCTCCCTCTAG AAAAAACTGACCAACAAAATCCTGCGGCAGGAGATAAAGACATAAAACAGCCTTCCAGTAACCAAAGTATACAGCCAGAGATACAAGAGCAGTCTGTCTGGGGAAATCGCACTGATGGTGACCTCATCAGAA CACAACCTCAACGCTTGCCTCAGCCAAATACTTCAGCACTGGAAAGGGGTGAGGAAGAAAGTGGCAAAGTACAAAATGGCCATGTGGGCCTGAGTAATGGAAGTGGAATTCACAATGGGGTCAAGCACACATCTGCAGACAACAGAAAACTTTCAGctcctgtttcagaaaaaatgcacagaaaaattcAGTCCACCTTGTCTGTCAACAGTGACGGCAGCAAGAAGAGTAAAATAAGCTCTGCATTTTCTCAAAAGCCAGGTACTTCACCTGAAG